A window of the Phragmites australis chromosome 20, lpPhrAust1.1, whole genome shotgun sequence genome harbors these coding sequences:
- the LOC133901599 gene encoding 3-dehydroquinate synthase, chloroplastic-like produces MAASASTLLAAAAASSSSCAAISPHLPRAAPAAASVPSPSRPSCPPLRASPARPHRSRVIASAAPTMQPPAASRVSTVVDVDLGDRSYPIYIGSGLLDEPDLLQRHVHGKRVLVVTNTTVAPLYLEKVTWALTHNNPNVSVESVILPDGEKYKDMDTLMKVFDKAVESRLDRRCTFVALGGGVIGDMCGFAADAFLRGVNFIQIPTTLMAQVDSSVGGKTGINHPLGKNLIGAFYQPQCVLIDTDTLNTLPDRELASGIGEVVKYGLIRDAPFFEWQEKNMSALLARESSALTYAIKRSCENKAEVIAQDEKEGGLRATLNLGHTFGHAIETGTGYGAWLHGEAVAAGIVMAADMSHRLGWIDESIKKRTVDILEQAKLPIAPPKAMTVEKFKNIMAVDKKVADGLLRLILLKGPLGSCVFTGDYDRKALDETLHAFCDS; encoded by the exons ATGGCGGCTTCCGCCTCcaccctcctcgccgccgccgccgcctcgtcctcctcctgcgCGGCCATCTCTCCCCACCTCCCGCGCGCAGCTCCGGCCGCCGCCTCAGTCCCCTCTCCGTCGCGTCCCTCCTGCCCTCCCCTCCGCGCTTCCCCCGCGAGGCCCCATCGGAGCCGCGTCATCGCCAGTGCGGCTCCCACGATGCAGCCGCCGGCGGCGTCCAGGGTCTCTACGGTGGTTGACGTCGACCTCGGCGACCGTAGCTACCCGATCTACATCGGCTCCGGCCTCCTCGACGAGCCTGACCTGCTGCAGAG GCATGTGCATGGGAAGAGAGTTCTGGTTGTGACCAACACGACTGTCGCGCCGCTCTACCTGGAGAAGGTGACCTGGGCACTCACACACAACAACCCAAACGTGTCAGTGGAGAGCGTGATCCTCCCTGACGGCGAGAAGTACAAAGACATG GACACGCTGATGAAGGTGTTTGATAAGGCAGTCGAGTCCCGGCTTGACCGCCGGTGCACATTTGTAGCACTGGGTGGTGGTGTCATCGGGGACATGTGTGGGTTTGCGGCTGACGCATTCCTTCGTGGCGTCAATTTCATACAGATACCAACTACTCTGATGGCCCAG GTGGACTCATCTGTTGGTGGGAAGACCGGGATTAACCATCCACTGGGGAAGAACttaattggagctttctaccAGCCGCAGTGTGTACTGATAGACACGGATACACTGAATACGTTGCCCGATAGGGAGCTGGCTTCAGGCATAGGTGAGGTTGTGAAGTATGGGCTCATAAGAGATGCACCGTTCTTTGAGTGGCAAGAGAAGAATATGTCGGCATTGTTAGCAAG AGAATCAAGTGCTTTGACCTATGCTATCAAGAGATCATGTGAAAACAAAGCTGAAGTTATTGCACAAGATGAGAAGGAAGGTGGTCTTCGAGCGACACTAAACCTGGGTCACACATTTGGCCAt GCTATTGAGACAGGGACTGGATATGGAGCATGGCTCCATGGGGAGGCTGTTGCAGCTGGAATA GTTATGGCAGCTGACATGTCTCACCGCCTAGGGTGGATAGATGAGTCTATCAAAAAGCGGACAGTTGACATACTAGAGCAAGCCAAGCTTCCCATTGCACCTCCGAAGGCCATGACGGTGGAGAAGTTCAAAAACATTATGGCT GTCGACAAGAAGGTTGCTGATGGATTGCTGAGGCTCATCCTCCTAAAAGGACCTCTTGGAAGCTGTGTTTTTACTGGAGATTATGACAGGAAAGCTCTCGATGAAACCCTCCATGCATTCTGTGACAGCTGA
- the LOC133901600 gene encoding predicted GPI-anchored protein 58, whose protein sequence is MACKPYHSNFSTHHITKTPSFPRPPAPPQPPLLPLPAQAPSPQYSSWPASRPSPRAKKPRCYDDAPGASAPISVAAPSRKRVAPATVREEVGEWTGTDSLYSVSPPPSSVPMPTSLLVTVTAARKAPTACAEEVTGAGGGVDVGATDELRRLLRL, encoded by the coding sequence ATGGCTTGCAAGCCGTATCACAGCAACTTCTCCACCCACCACATTACGAAGACACCGTCATTTCCACGACCGCCGGCGCCACCCCAGCCTCCGCTCCTGCCACTGCCGGCGCAGGCGCCCTCGCCGCAGTACTCCTCCTGGCCGGCGAGTCGACCGTCTCCGCGTGCCAAGAAGCCGCGCTGCTACGACGACGCGCCCGGGGCCTCGGCGCCGATCTCCGTCGCGGCGCCGTCCAGGAAGAGGGTGGCGCCGGCGACTGTAcgggaggaggtgggggagtGGACGGGGACGGACTCGCTGTACTCGgtgtcgccgccgccgagcagCGTGCCGATGCCGACGTCCCTGCTGGTCACGGTCACGGCAGCGAGGAAGGCGCCGACAGCGTGCGCTGAGGAGGTGACCGGCGCCGGCGGTGGCGTGGATGTCGGCGCTACTGACGAGCTCCGGCGGCTGCTCCGGCTTTAG